In a genomic window of Methanobrevibacter boviskoreani JH1:
- a CDS encoding nucleotide pyrophosphohydrolase: protein MEELKEKIIKFQKERDWEQFHSPENLAKSISIEAGELLEHFQWNNEFDKEEVADELADVLNYCILMAYELDLNIDEIILNKMEKTAKKYPVEKFKGISTKYNKL from the coding sequence ATGGAAGAGTTAAAAGAAAAAATCATTAAATTTCAAAAGGAAAGAGACTGGGAACAGTTTCATAGTCCTGAAAATTTAGCCAAATCTATTTCTATTGAAGCAGGAGAATTATTAGAACATTTCCAATGGAATAATGAATTTGATAAAGAAGAAGTTGCTGATGAATTAGCAGATGTCTTAAACTATTGTATATTAATGGCATATGAATTAGATTTAAATATTGATGAGATTATTCTAAATAAAATGGAAAAAACTGCCAAAAAATATCCTGTTGAAAAATTTAAAGGTATTTCTACAAAATATAATAAGTTATGA
- the cas5 gene encoding CRISPR-associated protein Cas5 — translation MEIIELDIWSKFGCFTKPFSNSGGMLTYFIPPKTSIIGMIGAILGYKFDDYITNNEGINTYCIEKLNDIKVSIQPLFPLKTKRVTFNQVSNNGISNIRQDVLINPYYKLFIVFPNSLESEKNIFLERIKSQQSVFNLYMGKNEFMLNYKFINVFKYETFKLDNSNKNDFFSSGNGIYGSLNRRDIKNAVLKSKKINKKKVLFSGGNSKKLESFYEYFIHDYPIKRENFVEFEFSPISFYSINKNEECYFSDIELKDNCFLELYNIGDKKWISLI, via the coding sequence ATGGAAATTATAGAATTAGATATTTGGAGTAAATTTGGTTGTTTTACTAAACCTTTTTCAAATAGTGGTGGAATGTTAACCTATTTTATTCCACCAAAAACTTCTATAATAGGTATGATTGGTGCGATTTTAGGTTATAAATTTGATGATTATATAACTAATAATGAAGGTATTAATACATATTGTATTGAAAAACTTAATGACATTAAAGTTTCAATTCAACCATTATTTCCCCTAAAAACAAAAAGAGTAACATTTAATCAGGTTTCTAATAATGGCATAAGTAATATTAGACAAGATGTTTTAATCAATCCTTACTATAAATTATTCATTGTTTTCCCTAATTCATTAGAATCTGAAAAAAATATATTTTTAGAAAGAATTAAGTCACAACAATCCGTCTTTAATTTATATATGGGGAAAAATGAATTTATGTTAAATTACAAGTTTATTAACGTTTTTAAATATGAAACATTTAAACTAGATAATTCTAATAAGAATGATTTTTTTTCCTCAGGAAATGGAATTTATGGTTCACTTAACAGAAGAGATATAAAAAATGCAGTATTAAAATCTAAAAAAATTAATAAGAAAAAAGTATTATTTTCTGGTGGAAACTCCAAAAAATTAGAAAGTTTTTATGAATATTTTATACATGATTATCCTATAAAAAGAGAAAATTTTGTAGAATTTGAATTTTCACCAATTTCATTTTATTCTATAAATAAAAATGAAGAATGCTATTTCTCGGATATTGAATTAAAAGATAATTGTTTTTTAGAATTATATAATATTGGAGATAAAAAATGGATTTCTTTGATTTAA
- a CDS encoding winged helix-turn-helix domain-containing protein → MKTYRWICTHLKKSTLIESKKRRYASITEKGLKILNNCPENLNRNILKKKHYP, encoded by the coding sequence ATCAAAACGTATAGATGGATTTGTACACATCTTAAAAAATCTACTCTTATTGAAAGTAAAAAAAGAAGATATGCTTCAATTACTGAAAAAGGATTAAAAATTTTAAATAATTGCCCTGAAAATTTAAACAGAAATATTTTGAAAAAAAAACATTATCCTTAA
- the cas4 gene encoding CRISPR-associated protein Cas4 — protein MKSINGTQINYYFICKTKLWLFSHNIQMEQESDNVKLGKNLHKNSYKKENEVLIDNLINVDFIKNNNPIEIHEVKKTQSMKKSHEFQLLYYIYYLKNEKGLNNIVGYLNYPENRKKIKIELTDEKEKELNDVLEDINNIINSNIPKPKKSRICRKCAYFEFCFA, from the coding sequence ATGAAATCAATTAATGGAACTCAAATAAATTATTATTTTATTTGTAAAACTAAATTATGGCTTTTTTCCCATAATATTCAAATGGAACAAGAGTCAGATAATGTTAAATTAGGTAAAAATTTACATAAAAACTCTTATAAAAAGGAAAATGAGGTTCTTATTGATAATTTAATTAATGTTGATTTTATTAAGAATAATAATCCAATTGAAATTCATGAAGTTAAAAAAACACAATCTATGAAGAAATCCCATGAATTTCAATTGTTATATTATATTTATTATTTAAAGAATGAAAAAGGTTTAAATAATATTGTAGGTTACTTAAATTATCCAGAAAATAGGAAAAAAATTAAGATTGAACTTACAGATGAAAAAGAAAAAGAATTAAATGATGTTTTAGAGGATATTAATAATATTATTAATTCTAATATTCCAAAACCTAAAAAATCAAGAATATGTAGAAAGTGTGCTTATTTTGAATTTTGTTTCGCTTAA
- the cas1b gene encoding type I-B CRISPR-associated endonuclease Cas1b has protein sequence MPKKNYYLLSEGILKRKENTIYFVNQKGKKPLPINKIYSVYAYGQITVSSQVINLFAKEGIPIHFFNYYGFYNGSYYPRESLLSGDLLIKQAEHYLNFSKRLKLAKLFVEGSAKNILKVLSYYKIDNNIKDTLKELKDAKRITEVMNVEGRIRSEYYNYFDDILPEEFKMEGRSRQPPKNMVNSLISFGNSLMYSTVLSEIYNTQLNPTISYLHEPSERRFSLSLDLSEIFKPILVDRVIFYLVNKKMITKKDFNQDLNCCLLNDNGRKTFVKEYNKRLEKTIKHKDLGRKVSYQRLIRLEAYKLKKHFLGMEKYEPFVIWW, from the coding sequence ATGCCTAAGAAAAATTATTATTTATTATCAGAGGGAATATTGAAAAGAAAAGAGAACACCATATATTTTGTTAATCAGAAAGGTAAAAAACCATTACCTATTAATAAAATTTATAGTGTTTATGCTTATGGTCAAATAACTGTTTCATCACAAGTAATTAATCTTTTTGCAAAAGAGGGAATTCCAATACATTTTTTTAATTATTATGGTTTTTATAATGGTAGTTATTATCCAAGAGAATCATTGCTTTCTGGAGATTTATTAATTAAACAAGCTGAACATTATCTTAATTTTAGTAAAAGATTAAAATTAGCTAAACTCTTTGTTGAGGGTTCAGCAAAAAATATTCTTAAGGTTTTATCTTATTACAAAATTGATAATAATATTAAAGATACATTAAAAGAATTAAAGGATGCAAAAAGAATAACTGAAGTTATGAATGTTGAAGGTAGAATACGTTCAGAGTATTATAATTATTTTGATGATATCCTTCCAGAAGAATTTAAAATGGAAGGTAGATCTAGGCAACCTCCTAAAAATATGGTTAATTCTCTAATTAGTTTCGGTAATTCTTTAATGTATTCAACAGTGTTATCTGAAATTTATAATACTCAGTTAAATCCAACTATTTCTTATCTTCATGAACCTTCTGAGAGAAGATTTTCTTTATCCTTAGATTTAAGTGAAATATTTAAACCCATACTTGTTGATAGGGTTATTTTTTATTTGGTTAATAAAAAGATGATTACAAAAAAAGATTTTAATCAGGATCTTAATTGTTGTTTATTAAATGATAATGGTAGAAAAACTTTTGTTAAAGAGTATAATAAACGTTTAGAAAAAACAATAAAACATAAAGATTTGGGAAGAAAAGTATCTTATCAAAGATTAATTAGATTAGAAGCATATAAACTTAAAAAACATTTTTTAGGGATGGAAAAATATGAACCATTTGTAATATGGTGGTAA
- the cas2 gene encoding CRISPR-associated endonuclease Cas2 gives MYVIIVYDVNVDRVNKVKSFLRRYLFWIQNSVFEGELTKSELKIVVDGLKNIIDEDTDSVIIYKLMMEESLERDVLGIEKSPIDEIL, from the coding sequence ATGTATGTAATAATTGTATATGATGTTAATGTTGATAGAGTAAATAAAGTTAAAAGTTTTTTAAGAAGATATTTATTTTGGATTCAGAATTCTGTTTTTGAAGGAGAACTAACTAAAAGTGAACTTAAAATAGTTGTTGATGGTTTAAAAAATATTATTGATGAAGATACTGATTCTGTTATTATCTATAAATTAATGATGGAAGAATCTCTTGAGCGAGATGTTTTAGGAATCGAAAAATCTCCAATTGACGAGATTTTATAA
- a CDS encoding ABC transporter permease, which yields MLYKKLIRDLSSHKLQFIAIFLMVFLAVFIYVGIGSEAFGFDQEVKSYYNETNMANVWVYGDSFNSVSVDKINNMSSVEGVERQLSLTAKGDMSYDPDVDLRFVENNSVAKYYPITGSKLNLSDEDGIWLDDKFAKAHNLKVGDDITLKFNGTEITKTVRGTGYSPEYVFEVPTKSIVPDYRTQGFGYLSHEAFPYDIQYNTILIRTDENTSKFHDDLDDVMDDYNTFLSIENHGSHKTVISEIDQHMMMADMFPIIFVVVALLILLTTMARIITNQRTVIGTLKSLGFSNRKLIFHYLSYALLLTVSGSILGYILGPLLLPQLFYPSMSEFYSLPYWGPGFDISFIEVPIAIIVLSVLFALMAIYSITRESPADALEPKAPKISKLRFINKTSLWQKLSFNLKWNIRDINRSKVRSFVTVVGILGCTVLLICGFGMNDGMYELEHWQFTGINHYYSQIVLEDNASSSQIDSIVNKYNGTKVMTSSIEIKHNGIEKTTTLQSYNATGIITPNNQYENPISYDNNSVLLSIKSAELLGVDVGDKIQWHIYGQDKWANSTVTGISADPSTQGLVMTPHKLDELGINFTPSTVVSYDRDIDENLTGISTVNHVDDLERSWDELTGVFYLIVGVLLVFSLVLAIIILYSLGMLSFIESERSFATLKVIGFKSKAIQKIFLTKNLFLSIIGFVIGVPLGLYVLRIMLDTAGENYYYPNTYSPLSIVYSLVIVIFVSLAVNLLLSRQIKNIDMVQSLKKGRE from the coding sequence TAATAAGGGATTTGTCTAGTCATAAACTGCAGTTTATAGCTATTTTCCTCATGGTGTTTCTTGCAGTATTTATATATGTTGGAATAGGCTCAGAGGCATTCGGATTTGACCAGGAGGTAAAATCTTACTATAATGAAACAAACATGGCTAATGTATGGGTATATGGCGATAGCTTTAACAGTGTTTCGGTAGACAAGATTAACAATATGTCATCAGTTGAGGGTGTGGAACGTCAACTGTCTCTAACTGCAAAGGGGGATATGAGCTATGATCCCGATGTTGACTTGCGGTTTGTGGAAAACAATAGTGTGGCAAAATATTATCCGATTACAGGTTCCAAGTTGAACCTAAGTGATGAAGACGGTATCTGGTTAGATGATAAGTTTGCAAAGGCACATAACTTGAAGGTAGGAGACGACATAACCCTCAAGTTCAATGGAACCGAGATTACAAAGACAGTTAGGGGAACGGGATATTCTCCGGAATATGTGTTTGAGGTACCTACAAAGTCAATAGTCCCTGACTACAGAACCCAGGGCTTCGGATATCTTTCACATGAGGCATTCCCATATGACATACAGTATAATACAATACTTATCAGAACAGATGAGAATACGTCAAAGTTCCATGATGACCTGGATGATGTCATGGATGACTACAATACCTTCCTATCCATTGAAAATCATGGAAGCCACAAAACAGTCATATCAGAAATAGACCAACACATGATGATGGCCGACATGTTTCCTATAATATTTGTTGTTGTGGCATTGTTAATACTTCTTACAACAATGGCACGTATAATAACAAATCAAAGAACAGTGATAGGCACATTGAAGTCATTAGGATTTTCAAATAGAAAGTTGATATTCCATTATCTGTCCTATGCATTGCTACTTACTGTAAGCGGCAGCATACTTGGATATATATTAGGCCCATTGTTACTTCCTCAACTGTTCTATCCATCCATGTCCGAATTCTATTCCCTGCCCTATTGGGGACCAGGCTTTGACATAAGCTTTATAGAGGTACCTATTGCGATCATAGTATTGTCAGTTCTGTTCGCGCTGATGGCAATCTATAGCATTACCCGTGAATCACCTGCAGATGCGCTGGAGCCGAAAGCCCCTAAAATATCAAAACTAAGGTTTATCAATAAAACAAGTCTGTGGCAGAAACTGAGCTTTAATCTTAAATGGAACATTAGGGATATTAACAGAAGTAAGGTAAGGTCATTTGTAACAGTTGTAGGTATTCTCGGATGTACGGTTCTGCTTATATGTGGATTTGGTATGAATGATGGAATGTATGAACTGGAACACTGGCAGTTTACAGGTATCAACCATTATTATTCCCAGATTGTCCTGGAGGACAATGCAAGCTCATCACAAATTGATTCTATTGTTAATAAGTATAATGGAACAAAGGTGATGACATCAAGTATCGAGATTAAACATAATGGCATCGAGAAAACTACGACACTGCAGTCCTATAACGCCACAGGTATCATAACCCCTAACAATCAGTATGAAAATCCAATCTCATATGACAATAATAGTGTGCTTTTGTCAATTAAATCAGCAGAGCTTTTAGGTGTGGATGTTGGTGATAAGATACAATGGCATATCTATGGTCAGGATAAATGGGCCAATTCCACCGTTACCGGAATATCAGCAGATCCCTCAACACAGGGATTGGTCATGACACCACATAAACTTGATGAGCTGGGCATTAACTTTACACCTTCAACAGTGGTTAGCTATGATAGGGACATTGATGAAAACCTCACTGGTATAAGTACAGTCAACCATGTTGATGATCTGGAGAGAAGTTGGGATGAGCTGACCGGCGTGTTCTATCTTATAGTTGGGGTATTGTTGGTATTTTCATTAGTTTTGGCCATTATCATCCTATACAGTTTAGGCATGTTGTCCTTCATTGAATCCGAGAGAAGTTTTGCAACACTAAAGGTCATTGGTTTCAAATCAAAGGCTATCCAGAAGATCTTCTTAACCAAGAACCTGTTCCTATCCATTATAGGATTTGTTATAGGTGTTCCTTTAGGTCTATATGTTCTAAGGATTATGCTTGATACTGCAGGTGAGAACTATTACTATCCAAACACATATTCACCACTTTCTATTGTGTATTCACTTGTAATTGTGATTTTTGTTTCACTTGCAGTAAATCTGTTGCTGTCTAGACAAATCAAGAATATCGATATGGTTCAATCACTAAAAAAGGGTAGGGAATAA
- a CDS encoding DUF2075 domain-containing protein codes for MLVYEATKSQFMDSVECGSITDEIYDVYKQKIGKSSQSQIRSWDNSMEFMYKVLNDDNIPDDSGVAIEFTIPTTSKRIDFTISGANKEGKDSVIIIELKQWEKAEKVQGKDGVVKTFLGGGLRETTHPSYQAWSYASLLENFNETIEEDAIILHPCAYLHNYKFDENDPLKDDIYKPYIDRAPMYGKRDTLKLREFIEKYVKYGDKNNLLYRIDNGKIRPSKKLQNTLYNMLKGNEEFVMIDEQKIAYEKAMDMVRKSYLDDKKRVLIVEGGPGTGKSVIAINLLVNILGNNNEMLALYVTKNSAPREVFYKKLRGGDFTQSYIKNLFKSSGSFTKSNTNDFDALIADEAHRLNKKSGMFQNQGEDQIKEIINAAKCSIFFIDKNQKVTMKDHGSIELIEKFAKEQNAQIEHMKLKSQFRCNGSDGYLSWLDDVLEIENTANYNFFDFNYDFRVIDDVNDLRDLIFEKNKINNNSRIVAGYCWNWIKDGKNDTNIHDINIGDFSMSWNLGNSSTWAIDKDSVNEVGCIHTCQGLEFDYVGVIIGNDMRYENGKIITDFTQRAKTDQSLRGIKKLYKENPKEALKIADEIIKNTYKTLMTRGMKGCYIYCEDMNLQTYFKERLNKVIKN; via the coding sequence ATGTTAGTTTATGAAGCGACTAAAAGTCAATTTATGGATTCAGTAGAATGTGGATCAATAACTGATGAAATATATGATGTTTATAAACAGAAGATAGGTAAAAGTAGTCAATCCCAGATAAGATCTTGGGACAATTCTATGGAGTTTATGTATAAAGTTTTAAATGATGATAACATCCCAGATGATTCTGGAGTTGCTATAGAATTTACTATACCCACAACTTCAAAAAGAATTGATTTTACAATATCCGGAGCAAATAAAGAAGGAAAAGATTCTGTTATTATTATAGAACTTAAACAATGGGAAAAAGCTGAGAAAGTTCAGGGAAAAGATGGAGTTGTGAAAACATTTTTAGGCGGAGGATTAAGAGAAACAACACATCCTTCATATCAAGCATGGTCCTATGCATCATTACTTGAAAACTTTAATGAAACTATTGAAGAAGACGCAATAATATTACATCCATGTGCATATTTACATAATTACAAATTTGATGAAAATGACCCATTAAAAGATGACATATATAAACCATATATTGATAGGGCCCCAATGTATGGAAAAAGAGATACACTTAAACTTAGAGAATTTATAGAAAAATATGTTAAATATGGAGATAAAAATAATCTACTTTATAGAATTGATAATGGAAAAATTAGACCTTCTAAGAAATTACAAAACACATTATATAACATGCTTAAAGGTAATGAAGAATTTGTAATGATTGATGAGCAAAAAATTGCCTATGAAAAAGCTATGGATATGGTTAGAAAATCTTATCTTGATGATAAAAAAAGAGTTTTAATTGTAGAAGGAGGCCCTGGAACTGGAAAATCTGTTATTGCTATAAATTTACTTGTTAATATATTAGGCAATAATAATGAAATGTTAGCATTATATGTAACAAAGAATAGTGCACCTCGTGAAGTGTTTTATAAAAAATTAAGAGGTGGTGATTTTACACAAAGTTACATTAAAAATTTATTTAAAAGTTCTGGATCATTTACTAAATCTAATACAAATGATTTTGATGCATTAATTGCAGATGAAGCTCATCGTTTGAATAAAAAATCAGGAATGTTTCAAAATCAAGGTGAAGACCAAATTAAAGAAATTATTAATGCTGCAAAATGTTCCATATTCTTTATTGATAAAAATCAAAAAGTGACTATGAAAGACCATGGGAGTATTGAGTTAATTGAAAAATTTGCAAAAGAGCAAAATGCTCAAATAGAACATATGAAACTTAAATCCCAATTTAGATGTAACGGGTCTGATGGATATTTATCATGGTTAGATGATGTTTTAGAAATTGAAAATACTGCTAATTATAATTTTTTTGATTTTAATTATGATTTTAGAGTTATAGATGATGTTAATGATTTAAGAGATTTAATCTTTGAAAAGAATAAAATCAATAATAATTCAAGAATAGTAGCGGGGTATTGTTGGAACTGGATTAAAGATGGAAAAAATGATACTAACATACATGATATTAACATAGGAGATTTTTCAATGAGTTGGAATCTTGGAAATTCTTCAACATGGGCTATTGATAAAGATTCTGTTAATGAAGTAGGTTGTATCCATACATGCCAAGGTCTTGAATTTGATTATGTAGGGGTAATTATCGGAAATGATATGCGTTATGAAAATGGCAAAATAATTACTGATTTTACTCAAAGAGCAAAAACTGATCAGTCATTAAGGGGAATTAAAAAATTATATAAAGAAAATCCAAAAGAAGCTTTAAAAATAGCTGACGAAATTATTAAAAATACATATAAAACTTTAATGACAAGAGGTATGAAAGGTTGTTATATTTATTGTGAAGATATGAACCTACAAACATACTTTAAAGAAAGATTAAATAAGGTAATTAAAAATTAA
- a CDS encoding CRISPR-associated helicase/endonuclease Cas3: MDFFDLKYDFDSSFIKLNDDFFYFYAHTNEYLMNHIQKTSYIFDNLLDKKTIEDFYERFKQKYLINFTFEDFNKVIKYTVYLHDIGKISFNFQLNRLNKNNEKIFNEQSTFLKKYSFEDYIPLLCKTHSIVGSLIFLSKFKTIIDENTVILLILAYTIYGHHTSIKDILSNKHFSYDLNDSEWITFCIILLYLDLASKEDIENEKFSPYYFNQIQDNNSKYLKNEIEDYDSTLSYFYMYIYSLLIVSDVFASNKYNISVEEVKKLNFNNRITLDLKNKMFSSFYNKKYNKNLSYDNLITDSLENIDNINVLRKNMLLESSFNLIKSLDKNRVFFLNMPTGAGKTNTSMKLALDIINNTEIDRIIYAMPFINIIEQNFDVICDSYGLTEDNGEIRKIYSGSETLFSDASDEFKYDILLNDDFFNYPVICTTFVSLFNSIIRNDKKSKYKLFALTNSVIILDEIQSLPLKNWNSLYYIINELADKYNIYFIIMSATLPNFNRLILDSKSNLRYPNISLIENPSIYFNHSLFKRTEIKNEIKSFELTSENHTEIIDYLLDIVEENFEQDYNKGLMVFNTIKSSRLIYDYLSEYCDEYNFEIDLLNSSLIPSSKKAIISKINHMNENQNKKYILISTQSIEAGVDVSFDFVIRDYAILDSIEQIRGRCNRNGELTIRYDNPSKKGNVYLIKLNDSKKDYYEYIYNDEEQETRIKSTGNLIEKSANYTFEDISDYYDNVSDLINLHNNENESKFNFIDRDNIIFLNNAEYSKLLDKETGIHLIDNNQEQFSIFICTDLNIFTESLKIEENFNIWKKLEDNNFIEFYKENKKDFIFSINELRYIKYISSKTNKKLYHENKIIGKNLLEYYKSLFKNRNKNHDYYKLIKKEFSSILYKFMINITINKYDQLYEKINEWDKFKFFYILDEENIGDGEEFFYSLNKGFNFKPIITEIL; the protein is encoded by the coding sequence ATGGATTTCTTTGATTTAAAATATGATTTTGATTCATCATTTATTAAATTAAATGATGATTTTTTTTATTTTTATGCACATACTAACGAATACCTCATGAATCATATTCAAAAAACATCATACATTTTTGATAATTTATTAGATAAAAAAACTATTGAAGACTTTTATGAAAGATTTAAACAAAAATATTTGATAAATTTTACTTTTGAGGATTTTAATAAAGTTATTAAATATACTGTTTACTTGCATGATATTGGAAAAATTTCATTCAATTTTCAGTTAAATCGCTTAAATAAAAATAATGAAAAAATTTTTAATGAACAATCAACTTTTTTAAAGAAATATTCTTTTGAAGATTATATACCTTTATTATGTAAAACCCATTCAATTGTTGGATCATTAATTTTTTTATCTAAATTTAAGACAATTATTGATGAAAATACCGTAATTCTATTAATATTAGCTTATACAATCTATGGACATCATACCTCAATTAAAGATATTTTAAGTAATAAACATTTTTCATATGACTTAAATGATAGTGAATGGATTACATTTTGTATTATATTATTATATTTGGATTTAGCTAGCAAAGAAGATATCGAAAATGAGAAATTTTCACCATATTATTTTAATCAAATACAAGACAATAATTCAAAATATTTAAAAAATGAAATTGAAGATTATGATAGCACATTATCCTATTTTTATATGTATATTTATTCATTATTGATAGTATCTGATGTTTTTGCTAGTAATAAATACAATATTTCAGTTGAAGAGGTTAAAAAATTAAATTTTAATAATAGAATTACATTAGATTTAAAAAATAAAATGTTTTCATCATTCTACAATAAAAAATATAATAAAAATTTATCATATGATAATTTAATAACTGATTCTTTGGAAAATATTGATAATATTAATGTTTTAAGAAAAAATATGTTATTAGAATCATCTTTTAATTTAATTAAAAGTCTTGATAAAAATAGAGTTTTCTTTTTAAATATGCCTACAGGTGCTGGAAAAACAAACACTTCCATGAAATTAGCACTAGATATAATAAATAATACTGAAATTGATAGAATTATTTATGCTATGCCTTTCATTAATATTATTGAACAAAATTTTGATGTAATATGTGATTCTTATGGATTAACAGAAGATAATGGGGAAATTAGAAAGATTTATTCTGGATCTGAAACTTTATTTTCAGATGCAAGTGATGAATTTAAATATGATATATTATTGAATGATGATTTTTTTAACTACCCTGTAATATGTACTACATTTGTCAGCTTATTCAATAGTATAATTAGAAATGACAAAAAATCTAAATATAAATTATTTGCATTAACAAATTCTGTAATTATTCTAGATGAAATTCAATCTTTACCTTTAAAAAACTGGAATAGTTTATATTATATTATTAATGAATTAGCAGATAAATATAATATTTATTTTATTATAATGAGTGCTACATTACCTAATTTTAATAGATTAATATTAGATTCAAAATCTAATTTAAGATATCCTAATATTTCATTAATAGAAAATCCTTCTATATATTTTAATCATTCATTATTTAAAAGAACAGAAATTAAAAATGAAATTAAATCTTTTGAATTAACATCTGAAAATCATACTGAAATTATTGATTATTTATTAGATATTGTTGAAGAGAATTTTGAACAAGATTATAACAAAGGATTGATGGTTTTTAATACAATTAAATCTTCTAGATTAATATATGATTATTTAAGTGAATACTGTGATGAGTATAACTTTGAAATAGATTTATTGAATTCAAGTTTAATACCATCTAGTAAAAAAGCAATTATTTCAAAAATTAATCATATGAATGAAAATCAAAATAAAAAATATATTTTAATAAGTACACAAAGTATTGAAGCTGGTGTTGATGTAAGTTTTGATTTTGTTATTAGAGATTATGCTATTTTAGATTCTATTGAACAAATTAGAGGACGTTGTAATAGAAATGGAGAATTGACTATTCGTTATGATAATCCCTCTAAAAAAGGTAATGTATATTTAATTAAATTAAATGATTCAAAAAAAGATTATTATGAATATATTTATAATGATGAAGAACAAGAAACAAGAATTAAATCGACTGGAAATTTAATTGAAAAATCAGCTAACTATACTTTTGAAGATATTTCAGATTATTACGACAATGTTTCAGATCTAATTAATTTACATAATAATGAAAATGAATCAAAATTTAATTTTATTGATAGGGATAATATCATATTTTTAAATAATGCAGAGTATTCAAAATTATTAGATAAAGAAACAGGAATACATTTAATAGATAATAATCAAGAACAATTTTCTATTTTCATATGTACTGATTTAAATATATTTACTGAATCTTTAAAAATTGAAGAAAATTTTAATATTTGGAAAAAATTAGAGGATAATAATTTTATTGAATTTTATAAAGAAAATAAAAAGGATTTTATTTTCTCAATTAATGAATTAAGATATATTAAGTATATATCATCTAAAACTAATAAAAAATTGTATCATGAAAATAAAATAATTGGTAAAAATCTGTTGGAATATTATAAATCACTTTTTAAAAATAGAAATAAAAATCATGATTATTATAAACTTATTAAAAAGGAATTTTCATCAATATTATACAAATTCATGATTAACATTACTATTAATAAGTATGATCAATTGTATGAAAAAATAAATGAATGGGACAAATTTAAATTCTTCTATATTTTGGATGAAGAAAATATTGGTGATGGAGAAGAATTTTTTTATTCATTAAATAAAGGATTTAATTTTAAACCTATAATTACTGAAATTTTATAA